A stretch of the Massilia sp. W12 genome encodes the following:
- a CDS encoding long-chain-fatty-acid--CoA ligase — translation MEKIWLKSYPPGVPAEIKHNQYRSIINLLEESFQKYQQRDAAICLDQHMSYGEMDQYSRQLAAWLQNQGLQRGARVALMMPNLLQYPVAICAVLRAGMTVVNVNPLYTPRELEHQLNDSGAEVIIILENFATTLQQVLGKTGVKHVILASVGDMLGIKGLLVNFVVRHVHKQVPEFDLPKALRFNQVLAQGAKMNFQRVECNGDDVAFLQYTGGTTGVSKGATLLHRNIVANLMQGEAWLAPKLSAGNGTENFTIVCALPLYHIFALTGCFFLAARIGAVNLLIPNPRDMPKFVKTLSKYKFNMLPGVNTLYNGLLNQPDFAKLDFSNLRICNGGGTAVQEAVNDRWKAATGCFIIEGYGLSETSPLATCNRADASGFTNTVGLPVPSTEVVILDDDEKPVPQGERGEIAIRGPQVMAGYWQRPDETAKVMTRDGFFKTGDIGIMDAEGYIKIVDRKKDMILVSGFNVYPNEIEAVLAGHPGIMESACIGVPDADSGEAVKVFIVRKDPNLSKEDVLEYCKQNLTGYKKPKHIEFRNELPKTPVGKILRRELRDK, via the coding sequence ATGGAAAAAATCTGGCTGAAATCCTACCCGCCCGGCGTCCCGGCAGAAATCAAACATAATCAATACCGCTCCATCATCAATCTGCTGGAAGAATCTTTTCAGAAGTACCAGCAGCGCGACGCCGCCATCTGCCTTGATCAACACATGAGCTATGGCGAGATGGATCAATATTCGCGCCAACTTGCCGCCTGGCTGCAAAACCAGGGTTTGCAACGCGGCGCCCGGGTTGCGCTGATGATGCCGAATCTCTTGCAATATCCAGTCGCAATTTGCGCTGTCTTGCGCGCCGGCATGACCGTGGTTAACGTCAACCCCCTGTACACCCCGCGCGAGCTTGAGCATCAATTGAATGATTCCGGCGCGGAAGTCATCATCATTCTGGAAAACTTCGCCACCACCTTGCAACAAGTGCTGGGCAAAACCGGGGTCAAACATGTGATTCTGGCCAGTGTCGGCGATATGCTGGGCATCAAAGGCTTGCTGGTGAATTTTGTGGTGCGCCATGTGCATAAGCAGGTGCCGGAATTTGATTTACCCAAAGCCCTGCGTTTTAACCAGGTCTTGGCGCAAGGCGCAAAAATGAATTTCCAGCGGGTCGAATGCAACGGCGATGATGTTGCATTTTTGCAATATACCGGCGGCACCACTGGCGTATCCAAAGGCGCCACACTGTTACACCGGAATATTGTGGCGAATCTGATGCAGGGCGAAGCCTGGCTGGCGCCAAAACTGAGCGCAGGCAACGGGACAGAAAATTTCACCATTGTCTGCGCCTTGCCGCTGTATCACATCTTCGCCCTGACCGGCTGTTTTTTCCTGGCGGCGCGCATTGGCGCTGTGAATCTGCTGATTCCAAATCCGCGCGACATGCCGAAATTCGTCAAAACCCTGTCCAAATACAAATTCAATATGCTGCCCGGCGTAAACACGCTGTATAACGGCCTGCTGAATCAACCGGACTTCGCCAAACTCGATTTTTCCAATCTGCGCATCTGCAACGGCGGCGGCACTGCCGTTCAGGAAGCGGTGAATGACCGCTGGAAAGCCGCCACCGGCTGCTTCATCATCGAAGGTTATGGACTGTCAGAAACCTCACCGCTGGCGACTTGCAACCGTGCCGACGCCAGCGGTTTCACGAATACAGTCGGATTGCCAGTGCCATCCACCGAAGTCGTGATTCTGGATGATGACGAAAAACCTGTGCCCCAGGGGGAACGCGGTGAAATTGCGATTCGCGGGCCGCAAGTGATGGCCGGCTATTGGCAACGCCCGGATGAAACCGCAAAAGTCATGACGCGCGACGGCTTTTTCAAAACCGGCGACATCGGCATCATGGACGCGGAAGGTTATATCAAAATCGTCGATCGCAAAAAAGACATGATTCTGGTTTCCGGCTTCAATGTCTATCCGAATGAAATCGAAGCAGTGCTGGCCGGCCACCCCGGCATCATGGAAAGCGCCTGTATCGGCGTGCCGGATGCGGATTCCGGCGAAGCAGTGAAAGTCTTCATCGTGCGCAAAGATCCAAATTTGAGCAAAGAAGATGTCTTGGAATACTGCAAACAGAATCTGACCGGCTATAAAAAGCCCAAGCACATTGAGTTCCGCAACGAACTGCCAAAAACACCGGTTGGCAAAATTTTGCGGCGCGAATTACGCGACAAGTGA
- a CDS encoding CoA-acylating methylmalonate-semialdehyde dehydrogenase, with amino-acid sequence MNMSQTVETIMHFINGKRSAGNSQRQQDVYNPATGAVSGRVLLASDEDVQAAVAAAKQAALSWMETAPLKRARIMFKFKELIEKHHDELAAAITREHGKVFSDAKGEVVRGLEIVEFACGVPQLLKTQFTDNIGGGIDNWQLRQPLGVVAGITPFNFPFMVPMWMAPLAIACGNAFILKPSERDPSCSLMIADMFQQAGLPDGVFNVVQGDKVAVDGLLQHPDVRALSFVGSTPIAEYIYSEACKRGKRAQALGGAKNHLVVMPDANLEQAVDALIGAAYGSAGERCMAISVAVAVGDSADALVQALVPRVKALVVKNGMEADAEMGPVVTAAHKAKIVSYIEDGVAAGAELLVDGRGLSVPGHENGYFLGGSLFDHVKPEMRIYREEIFGPVLCVVRVPDFESALALINAHEYGNGVSIFTADGGAAREFSRRVQVGMVGVNVPIPVPMAWHSFGGWKRSLFGDHHAYGEEAVRFYTQYKSVMQRWPDSIAKGAQFTMPVAGKH; translated from the coding sequence ATGAACATGAGTCAAACCGTAGAAACCATCATGCATTTCATCAATGGCAAACGCAGTGCAGGCAATTCGCAGCGTCAGCAGGATGTGTATAACCCCGCCACCGGCGCAGTCAGTGGCCGCGTGCTGTTGGCCAGTGACGAAGATGTGCAAGCCGCAGTGGCGGCAGCGAAACAAGCTGCTTTGTCATGGATGGAAACCGCGCCATTGAAACGTGCGCGCATCATGTTCAAATTCAAGGAACTGATCGAGAAACACCACGATGAATTAGCCGCCGCTATCACGCGCGAGCACGGCAAGGTGTTTTCTGACGCCAAGGGCGAGGTGGTGCGCGGTTTGGAAATTGTTGAGTTCGCATGTGGCGTGCCGCAATTGCTCAAGACGCAATTCACCGACAATATTGGCGGCGGGATTGATAACTGGCAGTTGCGTCAGCCTTTGGGCGTGGTGGCCGGCATCACGCCTTTCAATTTTCCGTTCATGGTGCCAATGTGGATGGCGCCCTTGGCGATTGCCTGTGGCAATGCCTTCATTCTCAAACCCTCTGAGCGGGATCCGTCTTGTTCGTTGATGATTGCCGATATGTTTCAGCAAGCCGGATTGCCGGATGGGGTTTTCAATGTGGTGCAAGGGGATAAAGTGGCGGTCGATGGTTTGCTGCAGCATCCTGATGTGCGCGCATTGTCTTTTGTCGGTTCAACCCCGATTGCAGAATATATTTACAGCGAAGCTTGTAAGCGTGGCAAACGCGCGCAAGCTCTGGGCGGCGCAAAAAATCATTTGGTGGTGATGCCGGACGCAAATCTGGAACAGGCAGTGGATGCGTTGATCGGCGCCGCTTATGGTTCGGCTGGTGAGCGTTGCATGGCGATTTCCGTGGCGGTGGCGGTCGGCGATAGCGCGGATGCCTTGGTGCAAGCCCTGGTTCCGCGTGTGAAAGCGCTGGTGGTTAAGAATGGCATGGAAGCGGATGCGGAAATGGGGCCGGTGGTGACTGCTGCGCACAAGGCGAAAATCGTGTCTTACATCGAAGATGGTGTGGCGGCCGGCGCTGAATTATTGGTGGATGGCCGTGGTTTGTCTGTGCCTGGCCATGAAAACGGCTATTTCCTTGGCGGCAGTCTGTTTGATCATGTCAAACCTGAGATGCGCATCTATCGTGAAGAAATTTTCGGCCCGGTTTTGTGTGTGGTGCGTGTGCCGGATTTTGAATCCGCTCTGGCTTTGATCAATGCGCATGAGTATGGCAACGGGGTTTCGATTTTTACAGCGGATGGCGGTGCGGCGCGTGAATTTTCGCGCCGCGTGCAAGTCGGCATGGTGGGGGTGAATGTGCCGATTCCGGTGCCAATGGCTTGGCATTCTTTTGGCGGTTGGAAACGCTCTTTGTTTGGCGATCATCATGCTTACGGCGAAGAGGCTGTGCGTTTTTATACGCAGTACAAATCAGTGATGCAACGTTGGCCAGACAGTATCGCGAAAGGCGCGCAGTTCACAATGCCGGTCGCCGGCAAGCATTGA
- a CDS encoding RNA polymerase sigma factor → MLASLTDEDLMCRYRDGDVSAFQELYQRHHAGLYRFIAWRSPRKDWAEEIVQDSWINLHKARERYQPDASFRTYLYQIARNRLFDLLRQQPVSLATEVVNEDEDWLANLSDEECESPEQGLEQKQQVQALHAAIRRLPNEQKEALVLQQFNGLRLEEIAELTSVPVETVKSRLRYAMQKLRQALQEGSTA, encoded by the coding sequence ATGCTCGCTTCCCTCACAGATGAAGATTTGATGTGCCGCTATCGCGATGGCGATGTGTCGGCATTTCAGGAACTGTATCAGCGCCACCATGCTGGCCTGTACCGTTTTATTGCCTGGCGTTCGCCACGCAAGGATTGGGCGGAAGAAATTGTGCAAGACAGCTGGATCAATTTGCACAAAGCGCGGGAAAGATATCAACCGGATGCGAGTTTTCGCACTTATTTGTATCAGATTGCGCGTAATCGTCTGTTCGATTTGCTGCGCCAGCAACCTGTCAGCCTGGCGACTGAGGTTGTCAACGAAGATGAGGACTGGCTTGCCAACTTATCTGATGAGGAATGTGAAAGCCCAGAACAGGGTTTAGAGCAAAAGCAGCAAGTACAGGCATTGCATGCGGCGATACGCCGTTTGCCGAATGAGCAGAAAGAAGCCTTGGTTTTGCAGCAATTCAATGGCTTGCGACTGGAGGAAATTGCTGAATTAACATCAGTTCCAGTCGAAACAGTGAAAAGCAGATTAAGGTATGCAATGCAAAAATTGCGGCAAGCGCTGCAGGAAGGCAGTACAGCATGA
- a CDS encoding ATP-binding protein, which translates to MTNETDKGMDFLINDQPPSRAPASELPPWKILVVDDDDQVHAVTRLVLRSYRFRGRGLQLMSVSSAREAREVLQRESEVALALVDVVMETKTAGLDLVRTIRDEYRNRSIRLILRTGQPGHAPEQDVVVDYEIDAYMAKTDISAQKLSTAITASLRAYEYITEIQGLNTGLEAQVEQRTAELQESNRSLEQAVDTLRQLGDVGRDITANLDAKAIFQSMQKHVQRLLDAPYFVLFRAQPGVDFLEMVFGWRDGSEQAAHKIALDTQHPAARAAHDWREVYDADIKDPGDAWPYCSAIWFPLVIDQRLLGVMAIACLRADAYGEREKLIFRTLCGYATIALDNANAYQRLQQLQNKLLTQEKKSIAQEKMSALGGLVAGVAHELNTPLGNSLMLNGALQDEVDSLFAKLNGAALQKSDLVRFLNQAQDATNGISQSLNSAVRLLNSFKQVAADRSNEERKMFDLLQCCNDAVAGMMDQISCAGHEIQVDVPKNLSLNSYPQPLAQVIKQLINNALTHGLQGRTHGKMNLRAVQEGLGRIMLSFSDNGAGLKETDVKRIFDPFFKVNPESAGTGLGLAICSNIVSSVLNGHISASSSPGQGLTVNIELPSAAPEQGR; encoded by the coding sequence ATGACAAACGAGACTGATAAAGGCATGGATTTTCTGATCAATGATCAGCCGCCTTCGCGCGCCCCTGCGAGCGAGTTGCCGCCGTGGAAAATCCTGGTGGTGGATGATGATGACCAGGTGCACGCGGTGACACGACTGGTTTTGCGCAGCTACCGTTTCCGTGGCCGTGGCCTGCAATTGATGAGCGTCAGTTCAGCGCGTGAAGCGCGCGAGGTGTTGCAGCGTGAAAGCGAAGTGGCGCTGGCCCTGGTTGACGTGGTGATGGAAACCAAGACCGCCGGTCTGGATCTGGTGCGCACCATCCGCGATGAATATCGCAACCGCTCCATACGTCTGATTTTGCGCACCGGGCAGCCGGGCCATGCGCCGGAACAGGATGTGGTGGTCGATTATGAAATCGACGCCTATATGGCGAAAACCGATATTTCCGCGCAAAAACTCAGCACCGCCATCACCGCTTCCTTGCGTGCGTATGAATACATCACTGAAATCCAGGGTCTGAACACAGGTCTGGAAGCCCAGGTAGAGCAACGCACTGCCGAATTGCAGGAATCCAACCGCAGCCTGGAGCAAGCGGTGGACACCCTGCGGCAGTTGGGCGATGTGGGGCGCGATATCACCGCCAATCTGGACGCAAAAGCGATTTTCCAATCGATGCAAAAACATGTGCAGCGTTTGCTTGATGCGCCCTATTTTGTGCTGTTCCGCGCCCAGCCCGGGGTGGATTTCCTCGAAATGGTTTTTGGCTGGCGTGACGGCAGCGAGCAGGCTGCGCACAAGATTGCGCTGGATACGCAACATCCGGCCGCGCGCGCTGCGCACGATTGGCGTGAAGTGTATGACGCTGATATCAAGGATCCCGGCGACGCCTGGCCTTACTGTTCTGCGATCTGGTTCCCCCTGGTGATTGATCAGCGCCTGTTAGGCGTGATGGCGATTGCCTGTTTGCGCGCAGACGCCTACGGCGAGCGTGAAAAACTGATTTTCCGCACCTTGTGCGGCTATGCCACGATTGCGCTGGATAACGCGAATGCATATCAACGCCTGCAGCAATTACAAAACAAATTGCTGACTCAGGAAAAGAAGAGCATTGCGCAGGAAAAAATGTCCGCATTGGGCGGTTTGGTGGCTGGCGTGGCGCATGAATTGAATACGCCGCTGGGCAACAGCCTGATGCTGAATGGCGCTTTACAGGATGAGGTGGACAGCCTGTTTGCCAAATTGAATGGCGCCGCTTTGCAAAAAAGCGATCTGGTGCGATTTTTGAACCAGGCCCAGGATGCCACCAATGGCATCAGCCAGAGCTTGAACAGCGCGGTGCGCCTGTTAAACAGCTTCAAGCAAGTCGCCGCAGACCGCAGCAATGAAGAAAGAAAGATGTTTGATCTGCTGCAGTGCTGTAACGATGCGGTGGCGGGCATGATGGATCAAATCAGCTGCGCCGGGCACGAGATTCAGGTCGATGTGCCTAAGAATTTGTCTTTGAACAGTTATCCACAGCCATTGGCCCAGGTGATCAAGCAATTGATCAACAATGCGCTGACGCATGGTTTGCAGGGCCGCACACATGGCAAAATGAACTTGCGCGCCGTGCAGGAAGGCTTGGGGCGCATTATGCTCAGTTTCAGCGACAATGGCGCAGGCTTGAAAGAAACGGATGTGAAACGGATCTTTGATCCATTTTTCAAGGTCAACCCGGAAAGCGCAGGAACCGGTTTGGGCCTGGCGATTTGCAGCAATATCGTGAGCTCAGTGTTGAATGGCCATATCAGCGCCAGCAGCAGCCCGGGCCAGGGATTGACTGTCAACATTGAATTGCCTTCAGCAGCTCCGGAACAGGGGCGTTGA
- a CDS encoding two-component regulator propeller domain-containing protein produces MLQTACLGRTAASCVKPWLAWLLLFACCICTFSAHATRWGDSSATVFHHIGSERGLPHPIVTALQESEEGFLWVGTQGGLARWDGMRFRTYQHYPKDPYSLPDVWVQALHRDRKGRLWVATYEGGVAQYDAMQDRFERVAVGPGGLSHHTVWAIADDGDGGLFFGTDSGLDQYMPDTGGMRHWQHNPNESGSLPDNHVYAIVREKSGVLWLGTGRGLARRKPGASQFEEILMPGGPAMVRSLLLASDGSLWVGTRRNGIFVRPPASAGKEPAFLPFQEYLRGGSEALLKKEWARDIKEVAPGEIWIGSDSGGLLQVSLSSRHMRRISHDLRVQSSLSDDSVNAILRDRSGLLWVGTRAGLNRHDPHSRAFISIFGGSSMPGSISDPNLWTVFPASDGRIWFGLGSKGVDIFDPERGLVGGIRPDPARPERALPQELVLSLAQAGPDQYLIGTGQGLYMSDAKGGNVQRMALPGSGGQAEVRSMLRVDDKIWIGTSNDGLWQYDLAQNGNYLQRISTDWLAEQRINVIEPGPQGRLWLAGRDSLILFDPVSRKVEKIKPNPGDPHALASTAITSMQTDRQGRLWVATFGAGINVLEKRDADGIPYFRRFSTTEGLPHANVNRLLIDGRGRIWASTDDGLAMIEPGDYSVRRFQSSDGVPLSSYWARSGAVSQQGELLFGASGGLTIVRPDLLQDWTYEAPLLLTDLRVGGKPVLANRFNQKRATEPLQILPEGNSLSVEFASLDFSAPERNRYAYRLRGYENDWIETDSSRRLAAYTNLPPGDYVLEIRASNRNGHWLKQPFQLPLKVLPAWHQTLWFLLLEILLGLAAVYALLQIRTRYMRQYQHQLESQVSLRTAEMQNYNQHLQQANAELAQSAEILRLLGEVGRDITANLEADAVFAALHRHVGGLLDTSVMVIYRTSSDGSALESGFGREDNQILPTFRVLLDSPSSNAARAGRERREILLERKAGETQALPISGSRMLTSLYAPLIVGQRLLGVMSIQSRHEHAYGEKERMIFRTLCSYGAIALANAESLQALHQAQAQLVQQEKLAALGGLVAGVAHEVNTPIGNAMLALSGNNNAWQKLDASLNHGSLSKTDLLNAIGEGLEYTGLALQNIKRAAALITSFQGIAVSFESDQADELDLARYLPDVAGLVHADFEQFGHTLEVDVEEGLRIRLVSAALTEVLSRILANVLDHAFASGRPGKVVLSAQRNQQSGMIDIKVADNGQGIPAEALPKIFDPFYTSMSGSGGHVGLGLHVVYNHVTHRLHGRIKAESSLGHGSVFTISLPPHPPGSD; encoded by the coding sequence ATGTTGCAAACCGCATGTTTGGGCCGTACAGCTGCGAGTTGCGTCAAGCCTTGGCTGGCTTGGCTGCTGCTGTTTGCCTGCTGCATTTGCACCTTCTCCGCACACGCCACACGCTGGGGCGATTCGAGCGCCACAGTATTTCATCATATTGGCAGCGAACGCGGCTTACCGCACCCGATTGTGACTGCCTTGCAAGAATCAGAAGAGGGTTTTCTCTGGGTCGGCACGCAAGGCGGTTTGGCGCGTTGGGATGGCATGCGTTTCCGTACTTATCAACATTACCCGAAAGATCCCTATTCCTTGCCCGATGTCTGGGTGCAGGCTTTGCACCGTGATCGCAAAGGCCGTTTGTGGGTCGCCACTTACGAGGGCGGCGTGGCGCAGTATGACGCGATGCAAGACCGGTTTGAAAGAGTGGCGGTGGGGCCGGGCGGTTTGTCGCATCACACGGTGTGGGCGATTGCCGATGATGGCGACGGCGGCCTGTTTTTCGGTACGGACAGCGGGCTGGATCAATATATGCCGGATACCGGCGGCATGCGCCATTGGCAACATAATCCGAATGAAAGCGGGAGCTTGCCGGACAATCATGTGTATGCGATTGTGCGGGAGAAAAGCGGGGTTTTGTGGTTGGGCACCGGGCGCGGTTTGGCGCGGCGCAAGCCGGGCGCCAGCCAGTTTGAGGAAATTTTGATGCCGGGCGGGCCGGCCATGGTGCGCAGCTTGTTGCTGGCCAGCGATGGCAGCTTATGGGTAGGCACCAGACGCAACGGGATTTTTGTGCGGCCACCTGCCAGCGCCGGCAAAGAGCCGGCATTTTTGCCATTTCAGGAATATTTGCGCGGCGGTTCTGAGGCGCTGCTGAAAAAAGAATGGGCGCGTGACATCAAGGAAGTGGCGCCTGGTGAAATCTGGATAGGCAGCGATAGCGGCGGGTTGTTGCAAGTTTCTCTGAGCAGTCGCCATATGCGCCGGATTTCACATGATTTGCGCGTCCAAAGCAGTCTTTCCGATGATTCAGTGAATGCAATATTGCGTGACCGCTCCGGCTTGTTGTGGGTCGGCACGCGCGCCGGTTTGAACCGGCATGATCCGCATTCGCGCGCTTTTATCTCTATTTTTGGCGGCTCCAGTATGCCGGGCAGCATCAGCGATCCGAATTTATGGACTGTGTTTCCGGCCAGCGATGGCCGCATCTGGTTTGGCTTGGGCAGCAAGGGTGTGGATATCTTTGACCCGGAGCGTGGCTTGGTTGGCGGCATCAGACCTGATCCGGCGCGGCCTGAACGCGCATTGCCACAGGAATTGGTGCTATCACTGGCGCAAGCCGGGCCGGATCAATATTTGATTGGCACCGGCCAGGGTTTGTACATGAGCGACGCCAAGGGCGGCAATGTGCAGCGGATGGCCCTGCCCGGCTCCGGTGGGCAGGCCGAAGTGCGCAGCATGTTGCGGGTGGACGATAAAATCTGGATTGGCACCTCCAACGATGGTTTATGGCAATACGATTTGGCGCAAAACGGGAATTATCTGCAACGCATCAGCACGGATTGGCTGGCGGAACAGCGCATTAATGTGATTGAACCGGGGCCGCAGGGGCGATTGTGGCTGGCCGGACGCGACAGCCTGATTTTGTTCGATCCGGTTTCGCGCAAAGTGGAAAAGATCAAACCCAACCCGGGCGATCCGCATGCCCTTGCCTCCACCGCAATCACTTCCATGCAGACTGATCGCCAGGGGCGGCTCTGGGTCGCCACTTTCGGCGCCGGCATCAATGTGCTGGAAAAGCGCGATGCCGATGGCATTCCCTATTTCCGGCGTTTCAGCACCACCGAAGGATTGCCGCATGCAAATGTGAATCGCTTATTGATTGATGGACGGGGACGGATCTGGGCCAGCACTGACGATGGTTTGGCGATGATTGAACCGGGGGATTATTCAGTGCGCCGCTTTCAGTCCAGCGATGGGGTGCCGCTGAGCAGCTATTGGGCGCGTTCCGGCGCTGTCAGCCAGCAGGGCGAATTGCTGTTTGGCGCAAGCGGCGGTTTAACCATTGTGCGCCCCGATTTATTACAAGATTGGACTTACGAGGCCCCATTATTGCTGACTGATTTGCGGGTCGGCGGAAAACCGGTTTTGGCCAACCGTTTTAATCAAAAGCGCGCAACTGAGCCATTGCAGATTTTGCCGGAAGGCAACAGCTTGTCTGTGGAATTCGCTTCGCTGGATTTCAGTGCGCCGGAGCGTAATCGCTATGCCTATCGTTTGCGCGGCTATGAAAACGATTGGATTGAAACCGATTCCAGCCGGCGCCTTGCGGCTTACACCAATCTGCCGCCGGGCGACTATGTGCTGGAGATCCGCGCCAGCAATCGCAATGGCCACTGGCTGAAACAGCCATTTCAGTTGCCGCTTAAAGTGCTGCCGGCATGGCATCAGACCTTGTGGTTTTTGTTGCTGGAAATTTTGCTGGGGCTTGCCGCTGTGTATGCCTTGCTGCAGATCCGCACCCGATATATGCGCCAATATCAGCACCAGCTCGAATCACAGGTGAGTTTGCGCACTGCTGAAATGCAAAATTACAATCAGCACTTGCAGCAAGCGAATGCGGAATTGGCCCAATCAGCAGAAATTTTGCGTCTGCTGGGAGAAGTCGGGCGCGATATCACCGCCAATCTGGAGGCGGATGCGGTGTTTGCCGCGCTGCACCGTCATGTCGGCGGCTTGCTGGATACCTCGGTGATGGTGATTTACCGCACCAGCAGCGACGGCAGCGCGCTGGAAAGCGGATTTGGGCGTGAAGACAATCAGATCTTGCCGACTTTCCGCGTGTTGCTCGATTCTCCCAGCAGCAATGCGGCGCGCGCCGGGCGCGAACGGCGCGAGATTTTACTGGAGCGCAAAGCCGGCGAAACACAGGCTTTGCCGATTTCCGGCAGCCGTATGCTGACGTCATTGTATGCGCCCTTGATCGTTGGTCAGCGTTTGCTGGGCGTGATGTCGATTCAATCGCGCCATGAACATGCGTATGGTGAAAAAGAAAGAATGATCTTCCGCACCCTGTGTTCATATGGCGCGATTGCGCTGGCGAATGCTGAATCGTTGCAGGCTTTGCATCAAGCCCAGGCGCAATTGGTGCAACAGGAAAAACTGGCGGCCCTGGGGGGCTTGGTGGCCGGGGTGGCGCACGAAGTCAATACGCCAATAGGCAATGCGATGCTGGCTTTGTCAGGCAACAACAATGCCTGGCAAAAATTGGATGCTTCCTTGAATCATGGCAGTTTAAGCAAAACGGATTTGCTCAACGCCATCGGTGAAGGATTGGAATATACCGGCCTGGCTTTGCAAAATATCAAACGGGCGGCGGCCCTGATTACGAGTTTTCAGGGAATTGCGGTCAGTTTTGAAAGCGATCAGGCGGATGAGCTGGATTTGGCGCGCTATCTGCCCGATGTGGCCGGCTTGGTGCATGCTGATTTTGAACAGTTTGGCCATACCCTGGAAGTGGATGTTGAAGAGGGCTTGCGCATCCGTTTGGTCAGCGCTGCGCTGACTGAAGTATTGAGCCGGATTCTGGCGAATGTATTGGACCATGCCTTTGCTTCCGGGCGTCCGGGCAAGGTGGTGTTATCGGCGCAACGCAATCAGCAAAGCGGCATGATTGATATCAAGGTGGCCGATAATGGCCAGGGCATACCGGCGGAAGCCTTGCCGAAGATTTTTGATCCTTTCTATACCAGTATGAGCGGCAGCGGCGGTCATGTCGGTTTGGGTTTGCATGTGGTGTATAACCATGTCACCCACCGTCTGCATGGCCGCATCAAGGCTGAAAGCAGCCTGGGCCATGGCAGCGTGTTCACCATCAGCCTGCCGCCCCACCCTCCCGGCAGTGATTAA